A window of the Candidatus Krumholzibacteriia bacterium genome harbors these coding sequences:
- a CDS encoding S8 family serine peptidase codes for MKRVPPVPAFGITIVTLALLCAGTFASAQTRTWSPVQQGFSQQASDVTTYAPDRVLIRLTPEATRTVRSALGRSIGGSGIGSTGVLALDQKFRRHGVQSVRAAYALPQRAEKARQLGVDRWMIVDTDGGVDPAVIARDLRETVDVERATVDWRAFPAAVPSDPMYPDQWGHDNTAQMLSYDWATFSHENGEPVGTVGFDANAELAWDQPQVYGATDVVVAILDSGVDVNHPDLRLVPGYDFGDDDSNPDDDSSSPGHGTACAGVAAAIANNGLGVAGIAGGSSVMPVKVADSSGAMYFSYIQNALYWAADNGADVISMSLGAAISSDPATDTALQYAHDAGSVILAATGNENASTISYPAVHDVVIGVGAASPCGDRKRSSSSRTEVNSGVNTDPNGYTCDGERWWGSNYGSTTPDDRGAVDVIAPTILPTTDISGSGGYAAGDYDMWFNGTSAATPYAAGVAALVISADPAKTPLQVRDALTSTAQDIVNVESVTGWDRYSGYGMVDAAAAVGAGSEPVAPVAAFSSDTTSGTAPLTVNFTDQSSGAPTSWSWDFGDGSVSTVQNPSYTYDVVGTYTVSLTVSNDVGTDTVTQTEYVTVTEPGSATVATALEDLPVLGTVSGSYLDTHSADGVSEVVTETLSDNHPRKVTSWAEHQWRFDLPVGDQVTLTARASRSTGDDDFVFAWSTDQATWNTAFTVASAAASDYSATLPAGTSGTVYVRVVDTDRSWDLTSLDAISVDALVFEIGGSTPTAPVAAFSGTPTSGTVPLTVQFADESTGTPTSWSWDFGDGTTSVEANPSHTYQAVGTYTVSLTVSNDIGSDSITKTDYVTVSDAPVGGTMSVATIAVTRKVAGPNNAGQATVVIQDSGGAPVANATVTGVFTGPVGGTFSGLTQSDGSVFFETGKTRNASGEWCFEVTDVTHASLSYDAGSNAVTKACESGNVFAADATRVDRGLHAAPNPFNPATEISFSLDRPGRVELHVFDPRGRRVSTLVDQVMPAGERRLTWQPDRLSSGVYFLRLVTEEGTQIRRAVLLK; via the coding sequence ATGAAACGGGTTCCTCCCGTCCCGGCATTCGGCATCACGATCGTCACTCTCGCCCTCCTGTGCGCCGGCACCTTCGCCAGTGCCCAGACCCGCACGTGGTCCCCGGTGCAGCAGGGCTTCTCGCAACAGGCGTCCGACGTCACCACCTACGCACCGGATCGGGTCCTGATCCGGCTCACCCCCGAGGCCACGCGGACCGTCCGTTCGGCACTCGGTCGCTCGATCGGCGGCTCGGGGATCGGTTCGACCGGTGTCCTCGCGCTCGACCAGAAGTTCCGTCGCCACGGAGTGCAGAGCGTGCGTGCGGCCTACGCCCTGCCCCAGCGGGCGGAGAAGGCACGGCAGTTGGGTGTGGATCGATGGATGATCGTCGACACCGATGGTGGTGTCGATCCGGCGGTGATCGCGCGAGACCTGCGCGAGACCGTCGACGTGGAACGCGCAACCGTGGACTGGCGCGCCTTCCCCGCGGCCGTCCCGAGCGATCCGATGTATCCCGACCAGTGGGGACACGACAACACGGCGCAGATGCTGTCGTACGACTGGGCGACCTTCAGCCACGAGAACGGCGAACCCGTCGGAACGGTCGGTTTCGATGCGAACGCAGAGCTCGCGTGGGATCAGCCACAGGTCTACGGCGCCACCGATGTCGTCGTCGCGATCCTCGACAGTGGTGTCGACGTGAACCATCCCGACCTGCGTCTCGTGCCGGGCTACGACTTCGGTGACGACGACAGCAATCCCGACGACGACAGTTCGAGCCCTGGACACGGCACTGCCTGCGCAGGCGTGGCCGCGGCGATCGCGAACAACGGCCTGGGCGTCGCGGGGATCGCCGGTGGCTCCAGTGTGATGCCGGTGAAGGTCGCCGACAGCAGTGGCGCCATGTACTTTTCGTACATCCAGAACGCCCTGTACTGGGCTGCCGACAACGGTGCCGACGTCATCAGCATGAGTCTGGGCGCCGCGATCAGCAGCGATCCGGCCACCGACACCGCGCTGCAGTACGCCCACGACGCGGGGTCGGTGATCCTGGCCGCCACCGGGAACGAGAACGCGAGCACCATCAGCTATCCCGCCGTCCACGACGTCGTGATCGGAGTGGGGGCGGCCTCGCCCTGTGGCGATCGCAAGCGGAGCAGCAGCAGCCGGACCGAGGTCAACTCGGGTGTGAACACCGATCCCAACGGCTACACCTGTGACGGTGAGCGTTGGTGGGGCTCGAACTACGGCTCGACGACTCCCGACGATCGCGGCGCCGTCGACGTCATCGCTCCGACGATCCTGCCGACCACCGATATCAGTGGTTCCGGTGGCTACGCGGCCGGCGACTACGACATGTGGTTCAACGGGACCTCGGCCGCGACGCCCTACGCGGCAGGAGTGGCCGCGCTCGTGATCTCAGCCGACCCTGCGAAGACCCCGCTACAGGTGCGCGATGCGCTCACCAGCACCGCGCAGGACATCGTGAACGTCGAGTCGGTGACCGGTTGGGACCGCTACTCGGGGTACGGCATGGTCGACGCGGCGGCCGCCGTGGGTGCGGGTTCCGAACCCGTCGCTCCCGTGGCCGCCTTCTCGTCCGACACCACGAGCGGCACCGCTCCCCTGACGGTGAACTTCACCGATCAGTCGTCGGGCGCTCCGACCAGCTGGAGCTGGGACTTCGGCGACGGAAGCGTGTCCACGGTGCAGAACCCGTCGTACACCTACGACGTGGTCGGCACGTACACCGTGTCGCTGACCGTGAGCAACGACGTCGGCACGGACACCGTCACGCAGACCGAATACGTGACCGTGACCGAGCCGGGTTCGGCCACCGTGGCCACGGCGCTCGAGGACCTGCCCGTGCTGGGGACCGTCAGCGGAAGCTATCTGGATACCCACAGCGCCGATGGCGTCTCCGAGGTCGTCACCGAGACCCTCAGCGACAATCATCCGCGCAAGGTCACGAGCTGGGCCGAGCACCAGTGGCGCTTCGATCTACCCGTGGGGGACCAGGTGACGCTGACGGCCCGGGCCTCACGCTCGACCGGCGACGACGACTTCGTGTTCGCCTGGTCGACCGACCAGGCCACGTGGAACACCGCGTTCACCGTGGCCAGTGCTGCCGCGAGCGACTACAGCGCCACGCTGCCGGCCGGAACCAGCGGGACGGTCTACGTGCGCGTCGTCGACACCGACCGGAGCTGGGATCTGACCAGCCTCGACGCCATCAGCGTCGACGCCCTGGTCTTCGAGATCGGCGGCAGCACGCCGACCGCTCCGGTTGCTGCCTTCAGCGGCACGCCGACGTCGGGAACCGTGCCGCTGACGGTGCAGTTCGCCGACGAGAGCACGGGGACACCCACCAGTTGGAGCTGGGACTTCGGTGACGGCACGACCTCGGTCGAGGCCAACCCGAGCCACACCTACCAGGCCGTGGGGACCTACACCGTGTCGCTCACCGTCAGCAACGACATCGGTAGCGATTCGATCACGAAGACCGACTACGTGACGGTGTCCGATGCGCCGGTGGGCGGGACCATGTCGGTGGCCACGATCGCGGTCACCCGGAAGGTCGCCGGACCGAACAACGCCGGTCAGGCCACCGTCGTGATCCAGGACTCCGGCGGGGCTCCGGTGGCCAACGCGACAGTGACCGGTGTGTTCACCGGTCCGGTCGGAGGCACCTTCAGTGGTCTGACCCAGTCCGACGGCTCGGTCTTCTTCGAGACCGGCAAGACCAGGAACGCTTCGGGCGAGTGGTGCTTCGAGGTGACCGACGTCACGCACGCGAGTCTGAGTTACGACGCGGGTTCGAACGCAGTGACCAAGGCCTGCGAGAGCGGCAACGTGTTCGCGGCCGATGCCACGCGTGTCGATCGAGGGCTGCACGCCGCGCCGAACCCCTTCAACCCGGCGACCGAGATCAGCTTCTCGCTCGATCGACCCGGGCGTGTCGAACTCCATGTGTTCGATCCGCGCGGACGCCGGGTGTCGACGTTGGTC
- a CDS encoding cation diffusion facilitator family transporter, which produces MSARTDDLTVAHDHRIRARIRASLISLVVAVVLFGVKFWAWHLTGSTAILSDALESIVNIVASAVAAFSVWFASRPADENHPYGHGKVEDFSAGFEGALIVLAAVGILISAVPRFFDPAVLERIDSGLLLVFAAAVVNLVLGLFLVRQGRRHFSRALEADGRHVLADVITSAGAIGALIVVSATGWLWVDPLVACLIAGQILFSGFGLIRESVGRLMDEADVHVLDRVSERLQESRPPHWIDVHELRAWWAGDVMHVDLHMALPRYWSIEQSYAEATALEQEIGRAEGRRSSVVVHVDPCRPRMCPECAVENCPVRASEFVGHRVWTKEHLVRTVPPEIPAERGEAESTPDARSRRDG; this is translated from the coding sequence GTGTCGGCGCGCACTGACGACCTGACCGTCGCCCACGACCACCGGATCCGGGCCCGGATCCGCGCATCGTTGATCTCCCTCGTGGTGGCCGTCGTCCTCTTCGGGGTGAAGTTCTGGGCCTGGCACCTCACGGGGTCGACCGCGATCCTCTCCGATGCTCTCGAGTCGATCGTGAACATCGTGGCGTCGGCCGTGGCGGCGTTCAGCGTCTGGTTCGCGTCGCGCCCCGCCGACGAGAACCACCCCTACGGTCACGGTAAGGTCGAGGACTTCTCCGCCGGTTTCGAGGGAGCGCTCATCGTCCTGGCCGCGGTGGGGATCCTGATCAGCGCCGTTCCGCGTTTCTTCGACCCCGCGGTCCTGGAGCGGATCGACTCCGGTCTCCTGCTCGTGTTCGCAGCTGCCGTGGTGAACCTGGTCCTCGGACTGTTCCTGGTGCGCCAGGGTCGCCGCCACTTCAGCCGTGCTCTCGAGGCCGACGGTCGGCACGTGCTCGCCGACGTGATCACCAGTGCAGGGGCGATCGGCGCGCTGATCGTCGTGTCCGCGACGGGTTGGCTCTGGGTCGATCCTTTGGTGGCGTGCCTGATCGCCGGCCAGATCCTCTTCTCCGGGTTCGGGTTGATCCGTGAGTCGGTGGGGCGGCTCATGGACGAGGCCGATGTCCACGTCCTCGACCGCGTGTCCGAGCGACTGCAGGAGAGCCGCCCCCCGCACTGGATCGACGTCCACGAATTGCGAGCGTGGTGGGCGGGGGACGTCATGCACGTGGACCTGCACATGGCCCTGCCGCGCTACTGGAGCATCGAGCAGAGCTACGCCGAGGCGACGGCCCTCGAACAGGAGATCGGTCGCGCGGAGGGCCGGCGTAGCAGCGTCGTCGTGCACGTCGATCCCTGCCGGCCGCGCATGTGCCCCGAGTGCGCGGTCGAGAACTGTCCGGTGCGGGCCTCGGAGTTCGTGGGCCACCGCGTGTGGACCAAGGAGCACCTGGTCCGGACCGTTCCGCCGGAGATCCCGGCCGAACGCGGCGAGGCGGAATCGACCCCCGACGCCAGGTCACGGCGCGACGGGTGA
- a CDS encoding ribonuclease H-like domain-containing protein — translation MKSLRERLAQFDRPPRRTAVAGVVRGNEPLRALLDRGARWVGSAPDGYLRMEADVDGLAPPHQVVGARACRRLAAVEPLGDHWVVLDTETTGLESGTGTFVFLIGLLHWSPEGARRVQLFLPEPAGEESLLSALVEELADADLIVTYNGRSFDVPRLRTRLRLQRLDADVLERPHLDLVHPARRILRTWLAGVRQVDLEYHLLGLDRDDDLPGSHAPEVYRTLLADGLDAGLGEVVDHNARDVDRLARLATWFARCVGDDPPEGLPGSARMAVARLLAHRGESDEARVHVCRLVEDSDRAVALAARRMLAHLLRRQRRFAEAAREWETIVAAAPLDVDAHVEWAKLCEHRLGDLERARDVVQRALRAAIDRRRLDPSAPARRADLLHRLQRIERRRGRGGGIDGVGAH, via the coding sequence GTGAAGAGCCTGCGCGAGCGCCTCGCCCAGTTCGACCGGCCGCCCCGGAGGACGGCCGTGGCCGGTGTCGTACGTGGGAACGAGCCGCTGCGTGCATTGCTCGACCGCGGGGCACGGTGGGTCGGATCCGCGCCGGACGGATACCTCCGGATGGAGGCCGACGTCGACGGTCTGGCTCCGCCGCACCAGGTCGTAGGGGCCCGGGCCTGCCGGCGTCTGGCTGCCGTGGAACCCCTCGGCGACCACTGGGTCGTGCTCGACACCGAGACCACCGGCCTGGAGTCGGGGACGGGAACCTTCGTCTTCCTGATCGGCCTGCTCCACTGGTCTCCGGAAGGGGCACGACGGGTGCAGCTCTTCCTGCCCGAGCCCGCGGGGGAGGAGAGCCTGTTGTCGGCGCTGGTCGAAGAGTTGGCCGACGCCGATCTGATCGTCACCTACAACGGTCGCAGCTTCGACGTTCCGAGGCTCCGGACCCGCCTCCGTCTGCAACGTCTCGACGCCGACGTCCTCGAGCGACCGCATCTCGACCTGGTCCATCCCGCACGCCGGATCCTGCGTACGTGGCTCGCCGGGGTGCGCCAGGTGGATCTCGAGTATCATCTGCTCGGCCTCGATCGCGACGACGATCTTCCGGGTTCGCACGCTCCCGAGGTCTACCGGACGCTCCTGGCCGATGGTCTGGACGCCGGTCTCGGCGAGGTGGTCGACCACAACGCACGCGACGTCGATCGGCTCGCCCGGCTGGCCACGTGGTTCGCCCGGTGCGTCGGCGACGATCCGCCGGAGGGGTTGCCGGGATCGGCCCGGATGGCCGTCGCGCGGCTGCTCGCGCACCGCGGGGAGTCCGACGAGGCCCGGGTGCACGTGTGCCGGCTGGTCGAGGACTCCGATCGGGCGGTCGCCCTGGCCGCGCGCCGGATGCTGGCGCATCTCCTGCGGCGGCAGCGCCGCTTCGCCGAGGCGGCGCGGGAGTGGGAGACGATCGTGGCGGCCGCACCTCTGGACGTCGACGCCCACGTGGAGTGGGCCAAGCTCTGCGAGCACCGACTCGGCGACCTCGAGCGGGCACGAGACGTCGTGCAGCGCGCACTCCGGGCGGCGATCGATCGGCGTCGGCTGGACCCGTCGGCGCCGGCGAGGCGGGCCGATCTCCTGCACCGCCTGCAACGGATCGAGAGGCGACGCGGCCGCGGAGGAGGGATCGACGGTGTCGGCGCGCACTGA
- a CDS encoding DEAD/DEAH box helicase has product MNLQQLISWLRSDESFGRNVRLWHTVPAAAARTVDFPEALDPRLRSALVERGIPSLYTHQARAIEQAEAGRDTVVVTPTASGKTLCYNLPVLQRCLGDPEARALYLFPTKALSQDQMNELHGLIEAMEADIKTYTFDGDTPAAARRTIRSSGHVVVTNPDMLHQGILPHHTAWVKLFENLRYVVIDELHHYRGVFGSHVANVIRRLQRICAFYGSNPTFICCSATIANPEEHAARLLGRPAKLVDDNGAPRGTRHLVFYNPPVVNAELGIRRSVIKEAVRIARPFLETGVQVILFGRSRVRVELLLTYLRQQMVKLKRPADRVRAYRGGYLPNERRAIEKGLRDGKVLAVASTNALELGIDIGQLDVCIMAGYAGTVASTWQQAGRAGRRRSESMAILVASSAPIDQYVIEHPEFFLESTPEQAIIDPDNLAILLNHLKCAAFEIPFAHDERFGDNNATGEMLQYLADNRVLSRSGDKWHWMADTYPAEDVSLRSAVVENVVIVDTTRQRQVIGETDLLSAQLLLHDDAIYLHQGRQYHVDQLDWERKEAYVREVKVEYYTDAQSKGEIHALDEFEREPERLGARAHGEIGLITKATMFKKIKLGTHENLGAGRIHLPELEHHTTSYWWQLPPELEDRMRAEDLSLGDGLKGLANLVAQVAPLFLMADPADVRSVPMIKSPMTGGPTLFVYDTYPGGVGFSRKLFDLHPIVLEAAHERLHSCACEHGCPSCVGSVLEAGDRAKSSTARLLALARADEDHDHRQLMIAGS; this is encoded by the coding sequence GTGAATCTCCAGCAGCTGATCTCGTGGTTGCGGTCCGACGAGTCGTTCGGTCGCAACGTTCGCCTGTGGCACACCGTGCCCGCGGCGGCGGCGCGCACCGTCGACTTCCCCGAAGCCCTCGATCCGCGCCTGCGGAGCGCTCTGGTCGAGCGGGGGATTCCGTCGCTCTACACCCATCAGGCCCGGGCCATCGAACAGGCCGAGGCGGGCCGCGACACGGTGGTCGTGACGCCGACGGCCAGTGGGAAGACGCTCTGCTACAACCTCCCGGTCCTGCAACGCTGTCTCGGCGACCCCGAAGCGCGGGCTCTCTACCTGTTCCCGACGAAGGCGCTCAGCCAGGACCAGATGAACGAGCTCCACGGCCTGATCGAGGCCATGGAGGCCGACATCAAGACCTACACCTTCGACGGCGACACCCCGGCGGCGGCGCGGCGCACGATCCGCAGCAGCGGGCACGTGGTGGTCACCAATCCCGACATGCTGCATCAGGGGATCCTTCCGCATCACACCGCGTGGGTGAAGCTCTTCGAGAACCTGCGCTACGTGGTGATCGACGAGTTGCATCACTACCGCGGTGTGTTCGGCAGCCACGTGGCGAACGTGATCCGTCGCCTGCAGCGGATCTGTGCGTTCTACGGCAGCAATCCGACCTTCATCTGCTGCAGCGCGACGATCGCCAATCCCGAGGAGCACGCGGCGCGTCTGCTCGGCCGGCCGGCGAAGCTGGTCGACGACAACGGCGCGCCGCGGGGGACGCGGCACCTGGTCTTCTACAACCCACCAGTGGTGAACGCCGAGCTCGGGATCCGGCGTTCGGTGATCAAAGAGGCGGTGCGGATCGCGCGACCCTTCCTGGAGACCGGCGTCCAGGTGATCCTCTTCGGGCGCAGTCGGGTACGGGTGGAGTTGCTCCTGACCTATCTACGGCAGCAGATGGTGAAGCTCAAACGCCCTGCCGATCGGGTGCGCGCCTACCGCGGCGGATACCTGCCGAACGAACGGCGCGCGATCGAGAAGGGCCTGCGCGACGGCAAGGTCTTGGCCGTGGCCAGCACCAATGCACTCGAGCTCGGGATCGACATCGGCCAACTCGACGTGTGCATCATGGCCGGCTACGCGGGGACGGTGGCCAGCACCTGGCAGCAGGCCGGCCGTGCGGGTCGACGGCGCAGCGAGAGCATGGCGATCCTCGTCGCGAGCAGCGCGCCGATCGACCAGTACGTGATCGAGCATCCGGAGTTCTTCCTCGAGTCCACGCCCGAGCAGGCGATCATCGATCCCGACAACCTGGCGATCCTGCTCAACCACCTGAAGTGCGCGGCCTTCGAGATCCCCTTCGCCCACGACGAGCGCTTCGGCGACAACAACGCCACCGGCGAGATGCTGCAGTACCTGGCCGACAACCGGGTCTTGAGCCGCAGCGGCGACAAGTGGCACTGGATGGCCGACACCTATCCGGCCGAGGACGTCTCGTTGCGCAGCGCGGTGGTGGAGAACGTGGTGATCGTCGACACCACGCGGCAGCGGCAGGTGATCGGCGAGACCGATCTGCTGAGCGCGCAGCTCCTGCTGCACGACGACGCCATCTACCTGCACCAGGGCCGCCAGTACCACGTCGACCAGCTCGACTGGGAACGCAAGGAGGCCTACGTGCGCGAGGTGAAGGTCGAGTACTACACCGACGCGCAGAGCAAGGGCGAGATCCACGCCCTCGACGAGTTCGAGCGCGAGCCCGAGCGACTCGGCGCGCGGGCCCACGGCGAGATCGGCCTGATCACGAAGGCCACCATGTTCAAGAAGATCAAGCTGGGCACGCACGAGAACCTGGGCGCCGGGCGCATCCACCTGCCCGAACTCGAGCACCACACGACCAGCTACTGGTGGCAATTGCCGCCCGAACTCGAGGACCGGATGCGGGCCGAGGACCTGAGCCTCGGCGACGGCCTGAAGGGCCTGGCGAACCTGGTGGCGCAGGTGGCACCGTTGTTCCTCATGGCCGATCCCGCCGACGTTCGCAGCGTGCCCATGATCAAGTCGCCGATGACCGGTGGTCCCACGCTGTTCGTGTACGACACCTACCCGGGCGGCGTCGGCTTCAGCCGCAAGCTGTTCGATCTGCACCCGATCGTGCTCGAGGCGGCGCACGAGAGGCTGCATTCGTGCGCCTGCGAGCACGGCTGCCCGAGCTGCGTGGGCAGCGTGCTCGAGGCCGGCGATCGGGCGAAGAGCAGCACCGCGCGCCTGCTCGCCCTGGCCCGTGCCGACGAGGATCACGACCACCGTCAGTTGATGATCGCGGGATCCTGA
- a CDS encoding twin-arginine translocase TatA/TatE family subunit: MLAAMVSQVSTNAASAGFAIIPSFGWQETLLIFGVILLIFGPQKLPEIADALGRSIRKFKSATREIKGDIESDPTEPRKDGPNQRD, encoded by the coding sequence ATGTTGGCAGCAATGGTGTCGCAGGTGTCGACGAACGCGGCCTCGGCCGGCTTCGCGATCATCCCGAGCTTCGGTTGGCAGGAGACCCTGCTGATCTTCGGGGTGATCCTGCTGATCTTCGGCCCGCAGAAGCTGCCGGAGATCGCCGATGCCCTCGGTCGATCGATCCGCAAGTTCAAGTCGGCCACCCGCGAGATCAAGGGCGACATCGAGAGTGATCCGACGGAGCCGCGCAAGGACGGCCCGAACCAGCGAGACTGA
- a CDS encoding DUF4321 domain-containing protein has protein sequence MGSVLGQAVGLFVPEDSVAHELFVQYESFGFGPMPIDLVAFDVTIGLFVHVNLMSVIGIFLVAQILRWIR, from the coding sequence GTGGGGAGCGTTCTGGGGCAGGCAGTCGGTCTGTTCGTCCCCGAGGACAGCGTGGCCCACGAGCTCTTCGTCCAGTACGAGAGCTTCGGGTTCGGGCCCATGCCGATCGATCTCGTCGCGTTCGACGTGACGATCGGGCTGTTCGTTCACGTGAATCTGATGAGCGTGATCGGCATCTTCCTCGTGGCTCAGATCCTGCGCTGGATCCGTTAG
- a CDS encoding LytR C-terminal domain-containing protein has protein sequence MNALRVVLLVALAGSALSMGLAVLRSGGATTVPTLRVEVLNACGENGLARRAARQLQELRQDVVGVDTWTGHEFATSFLIDRRGKPALSRRLAERLGPCTVILERTEDARADVSLVLGRDWASLDLFRKVSGPDFAR, from the coding sequence GTGAACGCCCTGCGGGTCGTCCTTCTCGTGGCCCTCGCCGGCAGCGCGCTGTCCATGGGACTCGCCGTCCTGCGGTCGGGGGGGGCGACGACGGTGCCGACACTGCGCGTCGAGGTCCTCAACGCGTGCGGCGAGAACGGCCTCGCCCGTCGCGCCGCGCGGCAGCTGCAGGAGCTCCGGCAGGACGTCGTGGGAGTGGACACGTGGACGGGTCACGAGTTCGCAACGAGCTTCCTGATCGACCGCCGGGGCAAGCCGGCGCTGAGCCGGCGTCTCGCCGAGCGGCTCGGGCCGTGCACGGTGATCCTCGAACGGACCGAAGACGCCCGCGCCGACGTCAGCCTGGTGCTCGGCCGCGACTGGGCATCGCTGGACCTGTTCCGGAAGGTTTCCGGTCCTGACTTCGCCCGTTGA
- a CDS encoding NTP transferase domain-containing protein encodes MQDLYAVVLAAGKGTRMKSDLAKVLHPLGGKPLLRHVLEALAPLEPAKTVVVVGHQAGDVAAISVGAGVTTALQAEQLGTGHAVDMARPELEGHDGVTLVLCGDVPLLRTSTIRDLVATTREKNAAATVLTAIAEDPTGYGRIVRDGDGRVRAIVEHKDATDEQRTIREYNTGTWCFDNGHLWSVLSRLDRDNAQGEYYLTDVVELLVGDGEVVAASVCEDEREVQGVNTVDDLERARRDREAMGDERA; translated from the coding sequence ATGCAAGACCTCTACGCCGTCGTTCTCGCCGCGGGCAAGGGCACGCGCATGAAGAGCGACCTCGCCAAGGTTCTCCATCCACTGGGCGGCAAGCCTCTGCTGCGTCACGTTCTCGAGGCCCTTGCCCCGCTCGAGCCGGCGAAGACGGTCGTCGTCGTGGGCCATCAGGCCGGCGACGTGGCGGCGATCAGTGTCGGCGCCGGCGTGACCACCGCTCTGCAGGCCGAGCAACTGGGCACGGGGCACGCCGTGGACATGGCCCGGCCCGAGCTCGAGGGACATGACGGCGTGACGCTCGTGCTGTGCGGCGACGTGCCGCTGTTGCGCACGTCGACGATCCGTGATCTGGTTGCGACCACGCGTGAGAAGAACGCGGCCGCGACCGTCCTCACGGCGATCGCCGAGGACCCGACCGGCTACGGCCGGATCGTGCGCGACGGCGACGGACGCGTTCGTGCCATCGTCGAGCACAAGGATGCAACCGACGAGCAACGGACGATCCGCGAGTACAACACCGGGACCTGGTGCTTCGACAACGGCCACCTCTGGTCGGTCCTGTCGCGGCTCGACCGGGACAACGCGCAGGGCGAGTACTATCTGACCGACGTCGTCGAACTGCTCGTCGGCGACGGCGAGGTGGTCGCCGCCAGCGTTTGCGAAGACGAGCGCGAGGTGCAGGGCGTGAACACCGTCGACGACCTCGAACGCGCCCGTCGCGATCGCGAGGCGATGGGGGACGAGCGCGCGTGA
- the panC gene encoding pantoate--beta-alanine ligase, giving the protein MTGETVPPREHRPAVWQTVAEARRGLEGVAPVVLVPTMGDLHEGHLDLVRAGLPIGPVVVSVFVNPTQFSPGEDYERYPRRLESDVERLGELGVHGVFAPVVDEMYPPGDSTRVVAGPVAEPLCGRHREGHFVGVATVCTKLFVVLRPQVAVFGEKDAQQCMVLHRLVADLRFDVDLAFVPTRRETDGLAMSSRNRYLQDEERHTARALSEALAIGEEVLGTGEREVVTVESAVTEHLRDRGVDVDYAELRRVPDLIHPERATGRMLLAVAGRVGAARLIDNHCFVIDGHDVRRAPLLDEHTPEAVRRRWATETD; this is encoded by the coding sequence GTGACGGGTGAGACGGTGCCACCCCGGGAGCACCGCCCGGCGGTCTGGCAGACCGTGGCCGAGGCCCGACGCGGACTCGAGGGCGTCGCGCCCGTCGTCCTCGTCCCCACCATGGGCGATCTCCACGAGGGTCATCTGGACCTGGTCCGCGCCGGCCTGCCGATCGGTCCGGTCGTCGTGAGTGTCTTCGTCAATCCGACCCAGTTCTCACCCGGCGAGGACTACGAGCGCTACCCGCGACGCCTGGAGAGTGACGTCGAGCGTCTCGGCGAACTCGGCGTGCACGGTGTCTTCGCTCCCGTGGTCGACGAGATGTATCCGCCCGGCGATTCCACGCGTGTCGTCGCCGGGCCCGTGGCCGAGCCTCTGTGCGGACGTCACCGCGAGGGCCACTTCGTCGGCGTTGCGACGGTCTGCACGAAGCTCTTCGTGGTGCTCCGGCCGCAGGTGGCGGTGTTCGGCGAGAAGGACGCGCAGCAGTGCATGGTACTGCACCGGTTGGTCGCCGACCTGCGCTTCGACGTCGACCTGGCCTTCGTGCCGACACGGCGCGAGACCGATGGCCTGGCCATGAGTAGCCGCAATCGCTACCTGCAGGACGAGGAGCGCCACACGGCCCGTGCGCTGTCCGAGGCCCTGGCGATCGGGGAGGAGGTGCTCGGCACGGGCGAACGCGAGGTCGTCACGGTCGAGAGCGCCGTGACGGAGCACCTGCGCGATCGCGGAGTCGACGTCGACTACGCGGAGTTGCGCCGCGTTCCGGACCTGATACATCCGGAGCGGGCCACCGGACGCATGTTGCTGGCGGTGGCCGGTCGCGTCGGCGCGGCACGATTGATCGACAACCATTGCTTCGTGATCGACGGGCACGACGTGCGTCGCGCTCCGTTGCTCGACGAGCACACGCCCGAGGCGGTCCGTCGCCGGTGGGCGACCGAGACCGACTGA